The following DNA comes from Anaerotignum faecicola.
GGGCAGTCATTGTCATCAGATCCCGAAGCGTTATATTCCGTACCGTTGTTTCCCCTTCGTTGTAATTTTCAACCGGGAAATCCGGGAAAAAGTCCAGCACCTTCTGGTTGACGCTCTGGATCTCTCCTCTGTCGACGGCGATGCCGATCAGGATAGAAATAATACTTTTTGTTA
Coding sequences within:
- a CDS encoding serine hydrolase → MNQETIAALEEIIHSRYSNTAGMIVLKNGETQYEGYFNGCTADSCINIFSVTKSIISILIGIAVDRGEIQSVNQKVLDFFPDFPVENYNEGETTVRNITLRDLMTMTA